TCGATTTGACCGCCGCCTCAGGAAGGGGAAATTCCGTTTTCAATGCTCCTTTAAAAAAATTATAAGGGATTGAAAGGCCTTTGGAATCTTTAATGATACCGTATTCCCCAAACAGGAGTATCTTAGAATAAAAAAGTGGTCCTTTCATATGGTATTAGCGAAACCGCTGCTTAAAGATAGTCTTAAATTGCAGATAGAAAACATCCCGGTTATAATTTTTCAGCACCCGGGCCTATCACGTCGCAAATATACTGCCCCTTTTCACAATACACAACAAGCTCATTCTTAATAAATTGCAAAACTTTTTCGGCACTTTCACCGGGATAAAGCAAATGAACGTTGGCTCCTGCATCTAGTGTAAAGCACAGGGCCACGCCGGTTTTCTTCCTGAATTCCCATATTTTTTCGATGATTGCTACGGTATTTGGCTTCATAAGAAGATAGGATGGAGTACTACTCATCATCATGGCATGGAGGGTAAGAGCCTCGCCCTCTACCAGTTGAATAAACAAGTCCATATTCCCATTTGCCAGTACTTCAATCAGGGAGGACAGGTTCTTATTAGCCTGAGCAAACCTTTGGGTGGCAAAGGGGTGACCTTCCATTAATGCATGCCCCGCAGTACTGCTTACTGTCTTTGCTCCCTTATGGACTAACAGGATCGTATCACGAAAGTCATTAAAAATGTCGTGTACCGGCCCTGTGAATTCAGATCCGTATAAATCGGAACTCCCACTGAGCTGAGAGTGCATCCCCCAACTCACCAAAGGACCTTGTATACTCCTGCATGCACTTCCAGATCCCAAACGCGACAGAAAAGAAGCTTTGCGAAAGAACATTTCTTCGCTCATTTCCGGATTCATAGTATTTTCAAATTCCATGATACATAGGGAAAGTGCAGCCATACCACTGGCTGAAGATGCAATTCCACTACTATGAGGAAAGCTATTGGAGGTGCTGATATTGAGATGGTAATGTTTTGACCACGGTACATATGGCAGGATGCGATCTAAAAATAATTTGATTTTAGGTTCAAAGGCTTTGTTGGGTTTTCCTTCAAACAGAAGATCAAACGAGGGTGATTTTTGAGCCGTCTTATGTTTTTTAAAATCGACATTAGTGGTTGTGGCAGAAGAAGAAAGTGTAAAACTGAGAGACGGATTTGCGGGCAACTGACCTGGATACTTCCCCCAATACTTTACGAGAGCGATATTGCTGGGTGCTCTCCAGGAAGTTCTTCCACTACTTGCCAAATTCTTTAAATCGGCCGGAATAAATTCCTGTTCATTCATATATCCAATTTTCTGACAAAGATAATCCTTAGGACATTTATGGACGGTCTCAATTAAAATAAATTCCTATTTTAGGGTACTGAGTAAAATCGAATGAAAAAGAAAATAGCATATATCAGTATTGCCGTTGTTATTTGCCTTCTCATTGGTTTTTTATCAGGCTTTGCTACCCAAAGCTCTGTGAGTACCTGGTATACCACACTTAACAAGCCTAGCTTTAATCCTCCCGACTGGATCTTTGCTCCGGTCTGGACCATTTTGTATATCATGATGGGGATCGCTGCCGGACTCGTATGGGCGAAAGGTTTTTATCACATCTGGGTAAAAACTGCCCTTTACTATTTTGGTTTTCAATTGCTTTTTAATGCGTTCTGGAGTATTGTCTTTTTTGGATTTCAACAGCCCCTCTGGGCCCTGGTGGTGATTGTCATCCTCCTGATCCTTATCCTGGCTACTATGAGATGGTTTAAAATCGTGAGCAAACCAGCAGCCTATCTGCTAATTCCCTATTTCCTATGGGTTTGTTTTGCCACTGTCCTCAATTTCAACATTTGGAGACTTAATTAAATTTAAAAGCTAATATAAGGGCAGGGTCAGTATAAACTTCCGCCCATTTTAAGGGATTATGATTTTATGTCAAATAAATAATTTCTCTTACATTTAAAACTTTCGAATACAAAAATTGACTAAAACGGGCAACTGCAATGGAACAATACATACTAGCACTCGATCAGGGAACCACAAGTTGCAGAGCCTTAGTATTCAATAAAAGCGGTGCCATAGTATCCTCTGCCCAAAAGGAATTTACACAACATTTTCCCAAATCGGGTTGGGTAGAACACGATGCCAAAGAGATTTGGGAAACCCAGGCAGAGATGATGAAGGAGGCCCTGAAAAAAGAGAATATATCTGCCGATAGTATAGCCGGGATAGGGATTACTAACCAAAGAGAAACGGTAGTAATATGGGACAAGAATACCGGTGAACCCATTTACAACGCCATCGTATGGCAGGATAAACGGACAGCAGCCTATTGTGATGAACTAAAAACGAAAGGACTTTCCCCTTTAATCCGAGAAAGAACAGGCCTCGTTATCGACGCATACTTCTCGGGGACCAAAGTAAAATGGATCCTGGATGAAGTAAAAGGTGCCAGGGAAAAGGCAGAGGCAGGTGATTTATTGATGGGGACTATTGATAGTTGGCTGATCTGGAACCTAACCGATGGTGACCTTCACATCACGGATGTAACAAACGCATCCCGAACCATGTTCTTCAATATTCATAAGTTGGAGTGGGACCGGGAATTACTGACCATGTTCAATGTCCCTGATTCTATATTGCCCGAGGTTAAAGCATCGAGTGAGATATACGGAAATACAACAGGCCGGATACTGGGTAAGGAAATTCCAATCGCCGGGATTGCAGGAGATCAACAGGCCGCACTTTTCGGTCAGATGTGTACTCAGCCGGGGATGGTAAAAAACACGTATGGCACTGGTTGCTTTATGCTGATGAATATCGGAGAAAAACCTATTATTTCACAGAATAACCTGCTTACTTCAATCGGTTGGCAGATCAACGGTAAGACCCATTATATCCTTGAAGGGAGTATTTTCATTGCCGGAGCAGTGGTACAGTGGTTGAGAGACAGTCT
This DNA window, taken from Muriicola soli, encodes the following:
- a CDS encoding diphosphomevalonate/mevalonate 3,5-bisphosphate decarboxylase family protein, whose amino-acid sequence is MNEQEFIPADLKNLASSGRTSWRAPSNIALVKYWGKYPGQLPANPSLSFTLSSSATTTNVDFKKHKTAQKSPSFDLLFEGKPNKAFEPKIKLFLDRILPYVPWSKHYHLNISTSNSFPHSSGIASSASGMAALSLCIMEFENTMNPEMSEEMFFRKASFLSRLGSGSACRSIQGPLVSWGMHSQLSGSSDLYGSEFTGPVHDIFNDFRDTILLVHKGAKTVSSTAGHALMEGHPFATQRFAQANKNLSSLIEVLANGNMDLFIQLVEGEALTLHAMMMSSTPSYLLMKPNTVAIIEKIWEFRKKTGVALCFTLDAGANVHLLYPGESAEKVLQFIKNELVVYCEKGQYICDVIGPGAEKL
- a CDS encoding TspO/MBR family protein; the encoded protein is MKKKIAYISIAVVICLLIGFLSGFATQSSVSTWYTTLNKPSFNPPDWIFAPVWTILYIMMGIAAGLVWAKGFYHIWVKTALYYFGFQLLFNAFWSIVFFGFQQPLWALVVIVILLILILATMRWFKIVSKPAAYLLIPYFLWVCFATVLNFNIWRLN
- the glpK gene encoding glycerol kinase GlpK is translated as MEQYILALDQGTTSCRALVFNKSGAIVSSAQKEFTQHFPKSGWVEHDAKEIWETQAEMMKEALKKENISADSIAGIGITNQRETVVIWDKNTGEPIYNAIVWQDKRTAAYCDELKTKGLSPLIRERTGLVIDAYFSGTKVKWILDEVKGAREKAEAGDLLMGTIDSWLIWNLTDGDLHITDVTNASRTMFFNIHKLEWDRELLTMFNVPDSILPEVKASSEIYGNTTGRILGKEIPIAGIAGDQQAALFGQMCTQPGMVKNTYGTGCFMLMNIGEKPIISQNNLLTSIGWQINGKTHYILEGSIFIAGAVVQWLRDSLKIIDSSGEVEKLACSVDHSDGVYFVPAFAGLGAPHWNQHAKGTIFGLTRGSTYAHIARAAIESIAYQTMDVLKAMQADAGISIKELRVDGGATVNNLLMQFQADVLNTVAVRPKVIETTVMGAAFLAGLAVGFWSDIKEIETIWESDRRFDPVQDRSTVEAGIKGWYKAIDALEYWTREN